One window of Nocardia sp. NBC_00508 genomic DNA carries:
- the sigM gene encoding RNA polymerase sigma factor SigM, which produces MANAIQQTVGLALSSDVNEGFRGGTSRPVACRERSFVPDECSDVELLRAHVGGQGQAFAVLLGRHHDHLWQTALRTSYTREDAADSLQDALLAAHRTAASFRGEAEVRSWLHAIVVNACLDRIRRNKTRRAVSLSVEGMPEPRYGRDEMAEVEMSMVIDQALFALPPEQRTALVAVDVEGYSVAEAAVLLGVAEGTIKSRCARARQRLKQRLDFLRDPGNRR; this is translated from the coding sequence ATGGCCAATGCGATCCAGCAGACCGTCGGGTTGGCTTTGTCGTCGGATGTGAACGAGGGGTTTCGCGGGGGGACGTCGCGGCCGGTGGCGTGTCGCGAGCGGTCGTTCGTCCCCGATGAGTGCAGTGATGTGGAGTTGTTGCGGGCGCATGTGGGTGGGCAGGGGCAGGCGTTCGCGGTGTTGCTGGGCAGGCATCACGATCATTTGTGGCAGACGGCGTTGCGCACGTCCTATACCCGGGAGGACGCGGCGGATTCGCTGCAGGATGCGTTGCTGGCGGCGCATCGCACGGCCGCGTCGTTCCGCGGTGAGGCGGAGGTGCGTAGTTGGTTGCATGCGATCGTGGTGAACGCGTGCCTGGATCGGATCCGCCGCAACAAGACCAGGCGCGCGGTGTCGCTGTCTGTGGAGGGCATGCCCGAACCCAGGTACGGCCGCGACGAGATGGCCGAGGTGGAGATGTCGATGGTGATCGATCAGGCGTTGTTCGCGTTGCCGCCCGAGCAGCGTACGGCGTTGGTGGCGGTGGATGTGGAGGGGTATAGCGTGGCCGAGGCGGCGGTGTTGCTGGGTGTGGCGGAGGGGACGATCAAGAGCCGGTGTGCCCGGGCGCGGCAGCGGTTGAAACAGCGGTTGGATTTTCTGCGTGATCCGGGGAACCGGAGGTAG
- a CDS encoding carboxylesterase family protein — protein sequence MDNVVAPSGRWQGESLGGVAVFRGIPYARAERFGAPEPVAPQDGVCDATRRYAIAPQLPGRLENVMGRADLLDQSEDCLALTVTAPEDVELGSCPVLVWLHGGAYLAGSGQWNLYDADQLVRETRIVVVSVSYRLGALGYLRAPGVSAGNLGLRDQLAALRWVRAHIAEFGGDPERITVSGQSAGAQSVVALLGIAEARPLFAQAIVQSAPFGIGFQSHRHAERVGAMFLAELDADPFTAAVPELLAAQGRTVRRMAGPGALNSAPPFLPVADADPIPDERTWRQAVHDAAADLRVVLGCTAEEARAFYGGPHPVFGKVRRLPLVGERTTSAVQRLIGRKAFEDGLFRFADELTDAGATVYSYRVGQLHPANPYGACHCIDLPLLYGSGSTWATSPMLVPLVPPEIDALGVRTRRYWGEFVHTGEVGDTTWRPHRRGSRFAQQLP from the coding sequence ATGGACAACGTGGTCGCGCCCTCGGGGCGCTGGCAGGGCGAATCGCTCGGCGGGGTAGCGGTGTTTCGCGGGATCCCCTACGCGCGAGCAGAGCGCTTCGGTGCGCCGGAGCCGGTCGCACCACAGGACGGCGTGTGCGACGCGACCCGGCGGTACGCCATTGCGCCGCAGCTGCCGGGGCGGCTGGAAAATGTGATGGGGCGGGCGGACCTGCTGGATCAATCGGAGGACTGCTTGGCGCTGACCGTCACGGCCCCCGAGGACGTCGAACTCGGCAGCTGCCCAGTGCTGGTGTGGTTGCACGGCGGCGCGTATCTCGCGGGCAGCGGACAGTGGAATCTGTACGACGCCGACCAGCTGGTGCGCGAGACCCGCATCGTCGTGGTGTCGGTGAGCTACCGGCTCGGCGCACTCGGATACCTGCGGGCGCCGGGTGTTTCGGCGGGCAATCTCGGTTTGCGTGACCAGCTCGCGGCTCTGCGGTGGGTGCGTGCGCACATCGCCGAGTTCGGCGGCGATCCGGAGCGCATCACCGTCTCGGGGCAGTCGGCGGGCGCGCAGTCGGTCGTCGCTCTACTGGGTATCGCGGAGGCGCGACCGCTGTTCGCGCAGGCCATCGTGCAGAGCGCACCGTTCGGCATCGGATTCCAGAGCCACCGGCACGCCGAACGGGTGGGGGCGATGTTCCTGGCCGAACTCGACGCCGATCCGTTCACCGCTGCGGTGCCCGAACTCCTTGCCGCACAGGGGCGTACCGTCCGGCGGATGGCGGGACCGGGCGCGTTGAACTCGGCGCCGCCCTTCCTGCCGGTGGCCGATGCGGACCCGATACCCGACGAGCGAACCTGGCGACAGGCAGTACACGACGCGGCGGCCGACCTACGGGTGGTGCTCGGCTGCACGGCCGAGGAGGCGCGGGCGTTCTACGGCGGCCCGCATCCGGTGTTCGGCAAGGTGCGGCGACTGCCGCTGGTCGGCGAACGGACCACCTCGGCGGTGCAGCGGCTGATCGGACGAAAGGCCTTCGAGGACGGCTTGTTCCGCTTCGCCGACGAGCTGACCGACGCCGGCGCGACCGTCTACTCCTATCGCGTGGGCCAGCTGCATCCGGCCAACCCATACGGCGCCTGCCACTGCATCGACCTGCCGCTGCTCTACGGCAGCGGCTCGACCTGGGCCACCTCCCCAATGCTCGTGCCCCTCGTTCCCCCGGAGATCGACGCGCTCGGCGTCCGGACCCGGCGATACTGGGGCGAATTCGTGCACACCGGAGAAGTCGGGGACACCACCTGGCGGCCACATCGGCGCGGCTCCCGTTTTGCCCAGCAGTTGCCGTGA
- a CDS encoding ABC1 kinase family protein, whose translation MAKQVPTSRLARGTKLGAVAASSVLRTQRTRLTMRGRSEAVRAKMAEESMIRTTEQVVMVLGTMKGVAMKLGQMMSVLDLDLVPENHRERFQKRLAVLRNAAPTVSFAAMRGVIEDDFGKPLDAVFAEFDAEPVAAASIGQVYRARLHDGRPVAVKVQYPGIDAAVRADLKNLAMFRRVLQSAMPWVTPAVLDELRLNMEAELDYRAEAATQLQIAELYTEHPFIIVPRSLPEFSTTRVLVTEYVEGRGFEEIRQLPETERNRIGEIIYRFYVGSLFTFNEFCGDPHPGNVLLAADGRVGFLDFGLFNRMDPDHVRFELICLRAAAEDRAEDLRQLMIQRGVIDSPQEIGAEECLEYVLAASEWCLVDEELTITPELASGAFLLAVDPRASEFTGMKQQNLPPEHLFSRRADFLTFGMLGQLGCTANWYRVAREWLYDEPPVTELGRAHHAWLADHPPVAPKRARKKTTK comes from the coding sequence ATGGCGAAGCAAGTACCGACCTCTCGGCTTGCTCGTGGCACCAAGCTGGGTGCGGTGGCAGCAAGTTCGGTGCTTCGCACGCAGCGGACCCGGTTGACCATGCGGGGCCGGTCGGAGGCCGTACGGGCGAAAATGGCCGAGGAATCCATGATTCGCACCACCGAGCAGGTGGTCATGGTGCTGGGCACCATGAAAGGCGTCGCGATGAAGCTCGGGCAGATGATGTCGGTGCTCGACCTCGACCTGGTGCCCGAGAACCACCGAGAACGATTCCAGAAACGCCTGGCCGTGCTGCGCAACGCCGCGCCGACGGTCTCCTTCGCGGCCATGCGCGGCGTGATCGAGGACGATTTCGGCAAGCCGCTCGACGCGGTGTTCGCCGAGTTCGACGCCGAGCCGGTGGCCGCGGCCTCGATCGGTCAGGTGTATCGAGCGCGGCTGCACGACGGCCGCCCGGTCGCGGTGAAGGTGCAGTATCCGGGCATCGACGCCGCGGTGCGTGCGGACCTGAAGAACCTCGCGATGTTCCGGCGCGTGCTGCAATCCGCGATGCCGTGGGTGACGCCCGCGGTGCTGGACGAACTGCGGCTGAACATGGAAGCCGAACTCGACTACCGGGCCGAGGCCGCGACCCAGCTGCAGATCGCCGAGCTCTACACCGAGCATCCGTTCATCATCGTGCCGCGCTCCCTGCCGGAGTTCAGCACCACTCGGGTGCTGGTCACCGAGTACGTGGAAGGCAGAGGCTTCGAGGAGATCCGGCAGCTGCCCGAGACCGAACGCAATCGGATCGGCGAGATCATCTACCGGTTCTACGTCGGTTCACTGTTCACCTTCAACGAGTTCTGCGGCGACCCGCACCCGGGCAACGTGCTGTTGGCCGCGGACGGGCGGGTCGGCTTCCTGGATTTCGGGTTGTTCAACCGGATGGATCCCGATCATGTGCGGTTCGAGCTGATCTGTCTGCGCGCCGCCGCCGAGGACCGTGCGGAAGACCTGCGGCAGTTGATGATCCAGCGCGGCGTCATCGATTCGCCGCAAGAGATCGGCGCCGAGGAGTGCCTCGAATACGTGCTGGCCGCCTCGGAATGGTGCCTGGTCGACGAGGAGCTGACCATCACCCCGGAGCTGGCCAGCGGCGCGTTCCTGCTCGCGGTCGACCCCAGAGCCAGCGAGTTCACCGGCATGAAGCAGCAGAATCTGCCGCCGGAACACCTGTTCTCGCGCCGCGCCGACTTCCTGACCTTCGGCATGCTCGGCCAGCTCGGCTGCACCGCGAACTGGTATCGGGTGGCTCGGGAATGGCTGTACGACGAACCACCGGTCACCGAGCTCGGTCGCGCGCATCACGCCTGGCTCGCCGACCATCCGCCTGTCGCGCCGAAGCGGGCGCGGAAGAAGACCACCAAGTAG
- a CDS encoding GntR family transcriptional regulator, with the protein MMAEIDDTLPKYLQISAYLRELIERGELAPGAEVPSERELAARWKVARPTAAKALNTLRQQGIVRSRRGSGTYVSDRSALMRENVPRYGPPFAADDSVTVLEAAVVAAPREVAEALGPSRARAVMRKGLNIDSSGSATLITSWYPDGFAESAVHLLALEPLPGGALRYLESAIGRGTAVVRERVGARLATADERRHLALLSPAAVLVVHRTCLDADGVALEFRAAVHPPGDRILQQEYSTSSAADFRD; encoded by the coding sequence ATGATGGCCGAAATCGACGACACACTCCCGAAATACCTGCAGATCTCGGCGTATCTGCGCGAGCTCATCGAGCGCGGCGAACTGGCTCCCGGTGCCGAGGTGCCCTCCGAGCGAGAGCTCGCCGCCCGATGGAAGGTCGCCCGGCCCACCGCGGCGAAGGCGCTGAATACGTTGCGTCAGCAGGGAATCGTCCGGTCCCGCCGCGGATCGGGCACCTACGTGAGCGACCGCAGCGCCCTGATGCGGGAGAACGTGCCGCGATACGGGCCGCCCTTCGCCGCGGACGACTCGGTGACGGTGCTCGAGGCGGCGGTGGTCGCGGCGCCGCGGGAGGTCGCGGAGGCGCTCGGCCCGTCCCGCGCGCGTGCCGTGATGCGAAAAGGGTTGAACATCGACTCCTCTGGCTCCGCAACGCTGATCACCTCCTGGTACCCCGATGGGTTCGCCGAATCCGCCGTTCACTTGCTCGCTCTCGAACCATTGCCCGGCGGAGCCTTGCGCTACCTGGAATCCGCAATCGGACGCGGCACCGCGGTCGTGCGCGAGCGCGTCGGCGCGCGTCTGGCTACCGCCGACGAACGTCGTCATCTAGCGCTGCTGTCCCCGGCCGCGGTGCTGGTCGTCCATCGCACCTGCCTCGACGCCGACGGTGTCGCACTCGAGTTCCGTGCAGCCGTCCACCCGCCCGGCGACCGAATCCTCCAGCAGGAGTATTCCACCAGCTCAGCGGCCGATTTCCGCGATTGA
- a CDS encoding MmyB family transcriptional regulator, with translation MPDGEALRLWFDVVGVPNWKRQRFIAVIQRVRSLTHKTTLETLDWSSVPPVWTTDDQTGLDRILDPACCHDRITFDLFGCNRPFLDRFPGLAPAPPDAEQPASLIVWMFTNPVARKVIANWNLRARLMAAAFGTLAPGAVPQRRIDEIVQACRVEPAFMEMYRSTPTDDEVTNQRVVLWDPDREEFVTHLMRASIFKYPPRPWDQLVLQAPA, from the coding sequence GTGCCTGACGGCGAGGCACTGAGACTGTGGTTCGACGTGGTCGGTGTGCCGAACTGGAAGCGCCAGAGGTTCATCGCGGTGATTCAGCGAGTCCGGTCCTTGACCCACAAGACAACGCTCGAAACCCTCGACTGGTCGAGCGTGCCACCGGTCTGGACCACAGATGATCAGACCGGCCTCGACCGCATCCTCGACCCGGCTTGCTGCCACGATCGCATAACTTTCGACCTATTCGGCTGCAACAGACCTTTTCTCGATCGCTTTCCCGGCCTCGCGCCGGCCCCGCCCGATGCCGAGCAGCCAGCCAGTCTCATTGTCTGGATGTTCACCAATCCCGTTGCGCGCAAAGTCATTGCGAACTGGAACCTGCGTGCCCGGCTCATGGCAGCGGCGTTCGGAACTCTCGCACCCGGAGCCGTGCCGCAGCGCCGGATCGACGAGATCGTGCAAGCTTGCCGGGTAGAGCCGGCCTTCATGGAGATGTATCGCAGCACTCCCACCGATGACGAAGTGACCAACCAGCGCGTCGTGCTCTGGGACCCCGACCGCGAGGAGTTCGTGACACATCTGATGCGCGCATCCATCTTCAAATACCCACCCCGGCCGTGGGATCAGTTGGTTCTGCAGGCACCGGCATGA
- a CDS encoding LLM class flavin-dependent oxidoreductase, translating to MTVLGAVFRPQNPPESLRAAVRVAEATGLEELWLWEDCFLESGIASAAAALAWTERLRVGIGLLPVPLRNIALTAMEAATLYRLFPDRLILGIGHGVQSWMEQVGARVESPVTLLSEHLAALRALLAGERVTTSGRYVHLDDVALDWPPTAPPTVYAGARGPRSIRLCGEYADGTLLDSITDADGVRAARKLIDEGRAAAGRTDRHYIVVNLLAVTGPDAEARLAAERTPAHAPGAGVAGDAHAVADAVTRLAEAGADTVVVQTTADDSDPAAFLRFVAEKVRPLVS from the coding sequence GTGACTGTTCTCGGTGCTGTGTTCCGTCCGCAAAATCCGCCCGAGTCGCTCCGTGCGGCGGTCCGTGTCGCCGAGGCGACGGGGCTGGAGGAGCTGTGGTTGTGGGAGGACTGCTTCCTGGAGAGCGGAATCGCCAGTGCGGCGGCGGCGCTCGCGTGGACCGAGCGGTTGCGCGTCGGCATCGGGCTGCTGCCTGTGCCGTTGCGCAACATCGCACTCACCGCCATGGAGGCCGCGACGCTCTACCGGCTCTTCCCCGATCGGCTGATCCTCGGCATCGGCCATGGTGTGCAGAGCTGGATGGAGCAGGTCGGCGCGCGCGTCGAGTCGCCGGTGACCTTGCTCAGCGAGCATCTGGCCGCGCTGCGTGCGCTGCTCGCCGGTGAGCGGGTCACCACGTCGGGCCGCTACGTACACCTTGACGATGTCGCACTGGACTGGCCCCCTACCGCGCCGCCCACGGTCTACGCGGGCGCACGCGGTCCACGCTCGATCCGGCTGTGCGGCGAGTACGCCGACGGCACGCTGCTCGACTCGATCACCGACGCCGACGGCGTCCGCGCTGCGCGCAAGCTGATCGATGAGGGTCGCGCCGCCGCGGGCCGGACCGATCGTCACTACATCGTGGTGAATCTGCTCGCGGTCACCGGCCCGGACGCCGAGGCCCGCCTCGCCGCCGAACGCACGCCGGCTCACGCGCCAGGGGCTGGTGTCGCAGGTGACGCGCACGCGGTCGCAGACGCCGTCACCCGGCTGGCCGAAGCGGGCGCGGACACCGTCGTCGTGCAGACCACCGCAGACGACTCCGATCCCGCCGCGTTCCTTCGCTTCGTGGCCGAGAAGGTCCGGCCACTGGTCTCCTGA
- a CDS encoding saccharopine dehydrogenase family protein — MAETREFDLVLFGATGFVGKLTAEYLVGAAPESARIALAGRSLDKLTAVRDGLGAKAADWGLVVADSTDQAALDELAARTKVVVTTVGPYLRYGVPLVAACAKAGTHYADLTGEPLFIRDAIDAYQEQAAASGAKIVNSCGYDSIPSDINVYQLYRRSVEDNTGELVDTTTVAWLKGGASGGTIDSGRAMMEAIAADPAKGAVLSHPYSLSPDKSRDPQVGRQSDQALSRASAIDPSLDGWVSTFVMAAHNTKVVRRSNGLLGWVYGKNFRYREVMNAGKSRIAPLIAAGMAGGIVAGTTVGALLSRSSAGRKVLDRVLPAPGTGPSEEARASGWFTMKTFAHTTSGTKYVATFSGTGDPGYKGTAVLLGESGLCLAFDTDKQPELAGLLTPAAAMGDALTDRLRAAGMTITVDRA, encoded by the coding sequence ATGGCAGAAACTCGGGAATTCGACCTCGTTCTCTTCGGCGCGACGGGTTTCGTCGGCAAGCTCACCGCGGAATATCTCGTCGGCGCCGCACCGGAATCCGCGCGCATCGCGCTGGCTGGACGGTCGCTGGACAAGCTGACCGCCGTGCGTGACGGACTCGGGGCGAAAGCCGCCGATTGGGGCCTGGTTGTCGCCGACTCGACCGACCAAGCCGCGCTGGACGAACTGGCCGCGCGTACCAAGGTGGTCGTCACCACCGTCGGCCCGTACCTGCGCTACGGGGTGCCGCTGGTGGCGGCGTGTGCCAAGGCCGGAACCCACTACGCCGACCTCACCGGTGAGCCGCTGTTCATCCGCGACGCCATCGACGCCTACCAGGAGCAGGCCGCCGCGAGCGGCGCGAAGATCGTGAATTCCTGCGGCTACGACTCGATTCCGTCCGACATCAACGTCTACCAGCTCTACCGCCGCTCGGTCGAGGACAACACCGGCGAACTGGTCGACACCACAACGGTCGCCTGGCTCAAGGGCGGCGCCAGTGGCGGCACCATCGATTCCGGGCGCGCAATGATGGAGGCGATCGCCGCCGACCCGGCCAAGGGCGCGGTGCTGTCGCACCCGTATTCGCTGAGCCCGGACAAGTCGCGGGATCCCCAGGTCGGCCGCCAATCCGATCAGGCGCTGTCTCGGGCGAGCGCGATCGACCCGAGCCTGGACGGCTGGGTGAGCACGTTCGTCATGGCCGCGCACAACACGAAGGTCGTGCGCCGCAGCAACGGATTGCTCGGCTGGGTGTACGGCAAGAATTTCCGCTACCGCGAGGTGATGAACGCGGGGAAGTCGCGGATCGCGCCGCTGATCGCGGCGGGCATGGCGGGCGGCATCGTGGCGGGCACGACTGTGGGCGCGTTGCTGTCGCGGTCCTCCGCGGGCCGCAAGGTGCTGGACCGGGTGCTGCCCGCGCCGGGTACCGGGCCGAGCGAAGAAGCCCGCGCCAGTGGCTGGTTCACCATGAAGACGTTCGCGCACACCACGTCCGGCACGAAATACGTGGCGACCTTCTCCGGCACCGGCGACCCCGGATACAAAGGCACCGCGGTGCTGCTCGGCGAGAGCGGCCTGTGCCTGGCGTTCGACACCGACAAGCAACCCGAACTCGCGGGCCTTCTCACACCCGCCGCCGCGATGGGCGACGCACTCACCGATCGGCTGCGCGCCGCGGGCATGACCATCACAGTCGACCGTGCCTGA
- a CDS encoding DsbA family protein, which yields MSKNQGGKSNPLLAAERADRNRNILIQVAVAAVLIGLIAAIGIGIAVKQARKNDPGPAPSIAATGNLNSGGVPGSITDNGAVRLGKPDAKVTVRVVADLQCPACKAFEAANGQVLEDAVNNGTAVVEYNVIAFLDKASTTRYSSRAANASYCVAEADPTKYQDWLKTMFAQQPPEGGAGLTDDQLIQIAKSVGYTDDAVAQCISEPEYDKYIQARTKDVLESGIQSTPSVFVNGKKIEASQEIFGPAGLAPVITAAAGQ from the coding sequence GTGAGCAAAAACCAGGGTGGGAAGTCGAACCCGCTGCTGGCGGCGGAACGCGCCGACCGCAACCGCAATATCTTGATCCAGGTGGCCGTCGCGGCCGTGCTCATCGGGTTGATCGCGGCCATCGGCATCGGCATCGCGGTCAAGCAGGCCCGCAAGAACGATCCCGGCCCCGCCCCGTCCATCGCCGCGACCGGAAACCTGAACTCCGGCGGCGTTCCCGGCTCGATCACCGACAACGGCGCCGTCCGGCTCGGCAAGCCGGACGCGAAGGTCACCGTGCGCGTCGTCGCCGACCTGCAGTGCCCGGCCTGCAAAGCCTTCGAGGCGGCCAACGGCCAGGTCCTCGAAGACGCGGTGAACAACGGCACCGCTGTGGTGGAGTACAACGTGATCGCGTTCCTGGACAAGGCGTCCACTACGCGGTACTCGTCGCGCGCGGCGAATGCCTCCTACTGTGTCGCCGAGGCCGACCCGACGAAGTACCAGGACTGGCTGAAGACGATGTTCGCGCAGCAGCCGCCGGAGGGCGGCGCCGGCCTGACCGACGACCAGCTGATCCAGATCGCCAAGAGCGTCGGCTACACCGACGACGCGGTCGCCCAGTGCATTTCCGAGCCCGAGTACGACAAGTACATCCAGGCCCGCACCAAGGACGTGCTGGAAAGCGGCATCCAGTCGACCCCGTCGGTCTTCGTGAACGGTAAGAAGATCGAGGCGAGCCAGGAGATCTTCGGTCCCGCCGGTCTCGCGCCCGTGATCACCGCCGCCGCGGGCCAGTGA
- a CDS encoding TetR/AcrR family transcriptional regulator, which produces MRGGRMDGRKRRWRQHKIDRREELVDGTLAAVRARGSSAGMDEIAAEIGVSKTVLYRYFSDKNDLVHATMQRYIETTLMPRVYGAISLDADEYQLVRSALAEYVGTVDEDPEVYRFIMGNGSADQSSLAEFEKLFAEVVCTVITERALERGVRTEGAALASYVLVGGIQLATHWWTTNKSLSREDVIDYLTMLAWSAIEGMARAGGSPAAFNAQPHVLPSPDSPAGD; this is translated from the coding sequence GTGCGCGGCGGCCGGATGGATGGCCGCAAGCGCCGGTGGCGGCAACACAAGATCGACCGCCGCGAAGAGCTCGTCGACGGTACCCTCGCTGCGGTCCGCGCCCGCGGAAGCAGCGCGGGCATGGACGAGATCGCCGCGGAGATCGGCGTCTCCAAGACCGTGCTGTACCGCTACTTCTCCGACAAGAACGACCTGGTCCACGCGACCATGCAGCGATACATCGAGACCACGCTGATGCCGCGGGTGTACGGCGCGATCAGCCTGGACGCCGATGAGTATCAGCTGGTCCGCTCGGCGCTCGCCGAGTACGTCGGCACCGTCGACGAGGACCCGGAGGTCTACCGCTTCATCATGGGCAACGGCTCGGCCGATCAGTCCTCGCTGGCGGAGTTCGAGAAGCTGTTCGCCGAGGTGGTGTGCACCGTGATCACCGAGCGCGCCCTGGAGCGCGGCGTCCGGACCGAGGGTGCGGCACTGGCCTCGTATGTGCTGGTCGGAGGCATCCAGCTGGCGACGCACTGGTGGACGACGAACAAGTCGCTGTCCCGCGAGGACGTCATCGATTACCTCACCATGCTGGCCTGGAGCGCCATCGAGGGTATGGCCCGCGCGGGCGGTTCACCGGCAGCGTTCAACGCGCAGCCGCATGTGCTGCCCTCCCCCGATTCGCCTGCGGGAGACTGA
- a CDS encoding SDR family oxidoreductase codes for MNSPLPTPASARGDSTEDLLRGRTAVVTGASRGIGRAIAIRFAAEGANVAMIARTQEPHPKLPGTIHTAAAEAEAAGGDVLPLVADVRDDKALAGAVDQIAERFGGIDILVNNAGSVDLTGAEQIGMQRYDHMQAVNLRAPFLLSKLALPHLRASARAGRNPHILTLSPPLNMNPEHIGNGVAYTVSKYGVSLATIGLAHEFRPYGIAVNSLWPRTKIDTAAVRNLLGGAEAVAASRTAHICADAALLMVTSPGATYTGQLLLDEDVLASHGITDLDRYRVVAGTTALANDLFIDA; via the coding sequence ATGAACAGCCCCCTACCTACGCCCGCGTCCGCTCGAGGCGATTCGACCGAGGATCTGCTCAGGGGAAGGACCGCTGTCGTCACGGGAGCCAGTCGTGGCATCGGCCGGGCGATCGCGATCAGGTTCGCGGCGGAGGGCGCGAACGTCGCGATGATCGCCCGAACCCAGGAGCCGCACCCCAAACTGCCGGGCACGATCCACACCGCCGCCGCCGAAGCGGAGGCCGCGGGCGGCGACGTGCTGCCGTTGGTGGCGGATGTGCGCGATGACAAGGCGCTGGCCGGTGCGGTTGATCAGATTGCCGAGCGGTTCGGCGGGATCGACATCCTGGTCAACAACGCCGGATCGGTCGATCTCACCGGCGCCGAGCAGATCGGCATGCAGCGTTACGACCACATGCAGGCCGTAAACCTCCGCGCCCCGTTTCTGCTGTCCAAGCTGGCGCTCCCGCACTTGCGCGCCTCGGCGCGAGCCGGGCGCAACCCCCACATCCTCACGCTCTCCCCACCACTCAACATGAACCCCGAGCACATCGGCAACGGCGTCGCCTACACCGTCTCCAAATATGGTGTCAGCCTTGCCACCATCGGCCTGGCGCATGAGTTCCGCCCGTACGGCATCGCCGTGAACTCACTGTGGCCACGCACGAAGATCGACACCGCGGCGGTACGCAATCTGCTCGGCGGCGCGGAAGCCGTCGCGGCGTCCCGGACCGCCCACATCTGCGCTGACGCCGCGCTCCTGATGGTGACCAGCCCTGGCGCGACCTACACCGGTCAACTGCTCTTGGACGAGGATGTCCTCGCTTCCCACGGCATCACCGACCTGGACCGATATCGCGTCGTAGCGGGCACCACCGCACTCGCCAACGACCTCTTCATAGACGCGTAG
- a CDS encoding class I SAM-dependent methyltransferase — MNLARKTMNAPALAAVYERAWRPTVFYLASGRTTTSDRRDAVAALRLGGAQKVLDIACGPGNFTRYLSERLSGDGYAVGVDYSAPMLARAVTDNAGPRTGYLRGDARFLPFTDGTFDAVCCFGALYLIPDPLTATREMIRVLAPGGRIAITTSHRGDNPIGDMSRVVGSWSGLRVFDTKTFPTLFAEHGLVEIDQRIHRMLQYVSATKPA; from the coding sequence GTGAATCTCGCTCGCAAAACGATGAATGCCCCGGCCTTGGCCGCGGTGTACGAACGGGCTTGGCGGCCGACGGTGTTCTATCTCGCCAGCGGACGCACGACCACGTCGGACCGGCGCGACGCGGTCGCCGCGCTGCGCCTCGGCGGCGCGCAGAAGGTGCTCGATATCGCCTGCGGGCCGGGCAATTTCACCAGGTATCTGAGCGAACGGCTGTCCGGTGACGGTTACGCGGTCGGCGTGGACTACTCCGCGCCGATGCTGGCACGCGCCGTCACCGACAACGCCGGACCCCGCACCGGGTATCTGCGCGGCGACGCCCGCTTCCTGCCGTTCACCGACGGGACCTTCGACGCCGTCTGTTGTTTCGGCGCGCTCTACCTCATCCCTGATCCACTGACCGCCACCCGCGAAATGATCCGGGTCCTCGCGCCCGGCGGCCGGATCGCCATCACCACCAGCCACCGCGGCGACAATCCCATCGGCGATATGAGCCGGGTGGTCGGCAGCTGGAGTGGTCTGCGCGTCTTCGACACCAAGACCTTCCCCACCCTCTTCGCCGAGCACGGCCTCGTGGAGATCGATCAGCGCATCCATCGCATGCTGCAGTACGTCAGCGCGACGAAGCCCGCGTAG
- a CDS encoding TetR-like C-terminal domain-containing protein, which produces MGKSPAQIRGARLRKAVIDATLARIESVGIGNVRVADVAADAGVHETSIYRRWKTLPRLLLDALLFRMADEIPLPDTGSLRGDLERFMTDLIRFAEAPSGMAMIRGTVIGDADPVVDATRREFWVRRLSMSEEIIRRGIARGEVASTVDPRLTMLTLGGLVHLHVTQLGETLPPNLAREAVDLVLDGIAPR; this is translated from the coding sequence ATGGGCAAATCTCCGGCACAGATCCGGGGTGCGCGGCTGCGGAAGGCCGTGATCGACGCGACGCTTGCCCGCATCGAGTCGGTCGGCATCGGCAACGTGCGGGTCGCCGACGTCGCCGCGGACGCGGGCGTGCACGAGACGTCGATCTATCGGCGGTGGAAGACGCTGCCCAGGCTGCTGCTGGACGCACTGCTGTTTCGGATGGCCGACGAGATCCCGCTACCGGACACCGGGTCACTGCGCGGCGATCTGGAGCGGTTCATGACCGACCTCATTCGTTTCGCGGAAGCGCCGTCGGGCATGGCCATGATTCGCGGCACGGTGATCGGGGACGCCGACCCGGTCGTCGACGCCACGCGACGCGAGTTCTGGGTGCGACGGTTGTCGATGTCGGAGGAGATCATCCGGCGTGGCATTGCCCGCGGTGAGGTCGCGTCGACGGTGGACCCCCGGCTGACCATGCTCACCCTGGGCGGACTGGTGCATCTGCATGTCACACAACTCGGCGAGACGCTGCCCCCCAACCTCGCGCGCGAGGCCGTCGATCTCGTCCTGGACGGAATCGCACCACGCTGA